A single genomic interval of Prunus dulcis chromosome 5, ALMONDv2, whole genome shotgun sequence harbors:
- the LOC117626993 gene encoding flavin-containing monooxygenase FMO GS-OX-like 4, which translates to MQPTHHQPASRHVAVIGAGAAGLVAARELRREGHKVVVFERGDQVGGTWVYTPNVESDPIGLDPNRTGVHSSMYQSLRTNLPREAMGFRDYPFVAIEEDEERDPRRYPGHREVLMYLKDFAIEFGVSEIVRFETEVVFVGLVEGGKWKVKSKSKRGEVVEDEIFDAVVVCNGHHTEPCVAQIPGINTWKGKQIHSHNYRTPEPFRDQVVILIGSATSALDISRDIAGVAKEVHIASRSVADETLEKQPGYNNMWLHSMIKSVQEDGSVVFRNGSVVLADVILHCTGYKFHFPFLETNGMVTVDDNRVGPLYKHVFPPDLAPSLSFVGLPWKVAPFPMFEFQSKWIAGILSNRIALPSREEMMEDVKAFYSLLEASGIPKRYTHNIADYQFGYDDWLAAECGCPAFEEWRKQMYFVAIENLFARPETYKDEWEDHHLVLQAHEDFRKYTLNGVENGYVTSNDVPPSSR; encoded by the exons ATGCAACCCACACACCACCAACCGGCCTCTCGTCACGTGGCAGTGATCGGCGCCGGAGCTGCCGGCCTGGTCGCCGCACGTGAGCTCCGGAGAGAGGGTCACAAAGTCGTAGTCTTCGAGCGAGGAGACCAAGTAGGCGGCACTTGGGTCTACACTCCGAATGTGGAGTCCGACCCAATTGGGCTCGACCCGAATCGGACCGGGGTCCACTCGAGCATGTACCAGTCGCTCAGGACCAACCTCCCAAGAGAGGCCATGGGGTTCCGGGACTACCCATTTGTGGCCatagaagaagatgaagagagagaCCCCAGAAGGTATCCGGGTCACAGAGAGGTGTTGATGTATTTGAAGGACTTTGCGATTGAGTTTGGGGTCTCTGAGATTGTGAGGTTCGAGACTGAGGTGGTGTTTGTGGGTTTGGTGGAGGGTGGCAAGTGGAAGGTGAAGTCCAAGAGTAAGAGAGGTGaggttgtggaggatgagatTTTTGATGCTGTGGTTGTGTGTAATGGGCATCATACTGAGCCCTGTGTTGCCCAAATTCCAG GCATCAATACATGGAAAGGGAAGCAAATCCACAGCCACAATTATCGTACCCCTGAGCCATTTCGAGATCAG GTAGTAATTTTGATAGGGAGCGCCACTAGTGCTCTTGATATTTCACGAGACATAGCTGGAGTTGCAAAAGAAGTCCACATTGCATCTAGATCTGTTGCTGATGAAACCCTTGAAAAGCAGCCGGGCTATAATAACATGTGGCTTCATTCTATG ATCAAAAGTGTCCAGGAAGATGGTAGTGTTGTATTCCGAAATGGGAGTGTTGTCCTTGCGGATGTCATTCTTCACTGCACTGG GTACAAATTTCATTTCCCTTTCCTTGAGACCAATGGCATGGTGACTGTGGATGACAACCGTGTTGGGCCTCTGTACAAGCATGTCTTCCCACCCGATTTGGCTCCGTCACTTTCCTTTGTTGGGTTACCATGGAAG GTTGCTCCTTTCCCCATGTTTGAATTTCAAAGCAAGTGGATAGCAGGTATTTTGTCTAACCGAATCGCACTTCCATCGCGAGAGGAGATGATGGAGGACGTCAAAGCTTTCTACTCTTTACTCGAAGCTTCTGGCATCCCCAAGAGATACACTCATAACATTGCTGATTATCAG TTTGGATACGACGATTGGCTTGCAGCTGAGTGTGGCTGCCCAGCCTTTGAAGAATGGAGAAAGCAGATGTACTTTGTAGCTATAGAGAACTTGTTTGCACGACCGGAGACATACAAGGACGAGTGGGAAGATCACCATTTAGTATTGCAAGCTCATGAGGACTTCAGAAAATACACCTTAAATGGAGTTGAAAATGGATACGTGACATCAAATGATGTCCCGCCCAGTTCAAGGTGA